The following are from one region of the Stenotrophomonas lactitubi genome:
- the sppA gene encoding signal peptide peptidase SppA — MNQPVPPLPPANRNPVASFFIGLWDVMNFTRRLILNLVFFGLLLLVLVMFIVAAGMGAGASKALQDRTTLVIAPEGRLVEQYSADPVSRALAKAVGDNGAEEVQLRDLIRVIENARDDKKIERVVLELDKLQPSGFASLREVSAALQELRASGKQLVAFSESMGQSQYLLAAQADEVYLDPMGSVVLEGLGRYRQYFRTGLQDKLGVDVHLFKVGEYKSAAEPYVLDAASPASKEADLFWMNDVWQRYLGDIAKARRLDPAQLAAGIDTLPEGVAAAGGDLAKFALQQKLVTALKTREEFEDLMIERGVADEDADGGFRNIDFGTYMAQLDARRNPVDSRPQVAVIVASGEISGGDLPAGRIGGESTSALLRAARDDDDVKAVVLRVDSPGGEVYASEQIRREVVALQAAGKPVVVSMGDLAASGGYWISMNADRIYADPSTITGSIGIFGMIPNFSRALDKFGVHTDGVGTTRFAGAFDVTRPMDPAVGQVIQSVINKGYADFTGRVAEARKKPVEAIDEVARGRVWSGAQAKERGLVDAFGGLKDAVADAAGRAKLGATDKYRVRYIEKAATPFAQFVSGFAGSHAGAWMLADSGVGRMMLARTMPEIDTQLRFVENAAREKGNGAPVKSLAYCFCGF, encoded by the coding sequence ATGAACCAACCCGTGCCGCCGCTGCCCCCGGCGAACCGCAATCCTGTCGCCAGCTTCTTCATCGGGCTGTGGGACGTGATGAATTTCACCCGCCGGTTGATCCTCAACCTGGTGTTCTTCGGCCTGTTGCTGCTGGTGCTGGTGATGTTCATCGTCGCTGCGGGCATGGGCGCTGGCGCCAGCAAGGCGCTGCAGGACCGCACCACCCTGGTGATCGCGCCGGAAGGCCGCCTGGTCGAGCAGTACAGCGCCGATCCGGTCAGCCGCGCGCTGGCCAAGGCCGTTGGTGACAACGGTGCCGAGGAAGTGCAGCTGCGCGATCTGATCCGGGTGATCGAGAACGCGCGCGATGACAAGAAGATCGAGCGCGTGGTGCTGGAACTGGACAAGCTGCAGCCGTCCGGTTTCGCCTCGCTGCGCGAAGTGTCCGCTGCGCTGCAGGAACTGCGCGCTTCGGGCAAGCAGCTGGTCGCCTTCAGCGAGAGCATGGGGCAGTCGCAGTACCTGCTGGCCGCACAGGCCGACGAGGTCTACCTGGACCCGATGGGGTCGGTGGTGCTGGAAGGCCTGGGCCGCTACCGCCAGTACTTCCGTACCGGCCTGCAGGACAAGCTGGGCGTGGACGTGCACCTGTTCAAGGTGGGCGAGTACAAGTCGGCCGCCGAGCCGTACGTGCTCGACGCGGCGTCGCCGGCCTCCAAGGAAGCCGATCTGTTCTGGATGAACGATGTGTGGCAGCGCTACCTCGGCGACATCGCCAAGGCCCGCCGCCTGGATCCGGCGCAGCTGGCGGCCGGCATCGATACCCTGCCTGAAGGTGTGGCTGCCGCTGGTGGCGACCTGGCCAAGTTCGCCCTGCAGCAGAAGCTGGTGACCGCGCTGAAGACCCGCGAGGAATTCGAGGATCTGATGATCGAGCGCGGCGTGGCCGATGAAGACGCCGACGGTGGTTTCCGCAACATCGATTTCGGCACCTACATGGCCCAGCTCGATGCGCGCCGCAACCCGGTTGATTCGCGCCCGCAGGTCGCGGTCATCGTGGCCTCCGGTGAAATCAGCGGCGGTGATCTGCCGGCCGGCCGCATCGGTGGTGAATCGACCTCGGCGCTGCTGCGTGCGGCGCGCGACGATGACGACGTCAAGGCCGTGGTGCTGCGTGTGGATTCGCCCGGTGGCGAAGTCTACGCCTCCGAGCAGATCCGTCGCGAAGTGGTGGCCCTGCAGGCTGCGGGCAAGCCGGTGGTGGTGTCCATGGGCGACCTCGCTGCGTCCGGTGGTTACTGGATCAGCATGAACGCCGATCGCATCTATGCCGATCCGTCGACCATCACCGGTTCGATCGGCATCTTCGGCATGATCCCGAACTTCAGCCGTGCGCTGGACAAGTTCGGCGTGCACACCGATGGCGTCGGCACCACCCGTTTCGCCGGTGCCTTCGATGTCACCCGGCCGATGGATCCGGCGGTGGGCCAGGTCATCCAGTCGGTGATCAACAAGGGTTATGCCGATTTCACCGGCCGTGTCGCCGAGGCCCGCAAGAAGCCGGTCGAGGCGATCGACGAAGTGGCTCGCGGGCGTGTCTGGAGCGGTGCGCAGGCCAAGGAGCGCGGTCTGGTCGATGCCTTCGGTGGCCTGAAGGACGCCGTGGCTGACGCTGCCGGTCGGGCCAAGCTGGGTGCGACCGACAAGTACCGTGTGCGTTACATCGAGAAGGCGGCGACGCCGTTCGCGCAGTTCGTCAGCGGCTTCGCTGGCAGCCACGCCGGCGCCTGGATGCTGGCCGATTCCGGCGTGGGCCGGATGATGCTGGCGCGCACGATGCCGGAAATCGATACGCAGCTGCGCTTCGTTGAGAACGCGGCCCGCGAGAAGGGCAACGGTGCACCGGTGAAGTCGCTGGCGTATTGCTTCTGCGGGTTCTGA
- a CDS encoding MATE family efflux transporter — protein MSTATSTPRFSKEVGATGLLALPLVLGHVSTGLISFVDNVIAGHHATSTLAAVTIGTALLWLPMLIPIGTLISLTASVSQLHGAGREREIGPLFRQALWLALGLGLIMFTFLTVVPPLLPAFGIAPDIVPGATAFLHAVRWGGPALTLYFCMRYLSEGMHWTLPTMLLGFGGLLVLAPMGYVLANGKLGFPEMGAEGLGIASAVMMWLQAIAFGTYLWFTKRFAHLQLFSHFEGPRWSAIWDLLRTGLPIGITVLMEGGLFIVTALLIGRLGANEAAAHQIAINVAQLCFMIPMGVAEATTVRVGHAVGRGDGFGVRRAAWAGYAIIMGTQTLSAAALLFGHDAIVGVYTNDLAVAGLASTLLLYAATFQFPDGIQVLSAGALRGLKDTRVPMFIAMFAYWGLGMPLGAGLGLGLGMGPQGMWIGLIVGLTAAAILMGWRLNRSSKRLGQSTLA, from the coding sequence ATGTCTACTGCAACCTCCACGCCGCGCTTCAGCAAGGAAGTCGGCGCCACCGGTCTGCTTGCCCTGCCGCTTGTGCTCGGGCACGTCTCCACCGGTCTGATCTCCTTCGTCGACAACGTGATTGCCGGCCACCATGCGACATCCACCCTGGCCGCGGTGACCATCGGCACCGCGCTGCTGTGGCTGCCGATGCTGATCCCGATCGGCACGCTGATCTCACTCACCGCCTCGGTGTCGCAGCTGCATGGCGCCGGCCGTGAGCGCGAGATCGGCCCGTTGTTCCGGCAGGCACTGTGGCTGGCGCTGGGCCTGGGCCTGATCATGTTCACCTTCCTCACCGTGGTGCCGCCGCTGCTGCCGGCCTTCGGCATCGCTCCGGACATCGTGCCGGGCGCAACGGCGTTCCTGCATGCGGTGCGCTGGGGTGGCCCGGCGCTGACCCTGTACTTCTGCATGCGCTATCTCAGTGAAGGCATGCATTGGACGCTGCCGACCATGCTGCTCGGTTTTGGCGGCCTGCTGGTGCTGGCGCCGATGGGCTACGTGCTGGCCAACGGCAAGCTGGGCTTCCCGGAAATGGGCGCCGAAGGCCTGGGCATCGCCTCGGCGGTGATGATGTGGCTGCAGGCGATCGCCTTCGGTACCTACCTGTGGTTCACCAAGCGCTTTGCCCACCTGCAGCTGTTCTCGCATTTCGAGGGACCGCGCTGGTCAGCGATCTGGGACCTGCTGCGCACCGGCCTGCCGATCGGCATCACCGTGTTGATGGAAGGTGGCCTGTTCATCGTCACCGCACTGTTGATCGGTCGCCTGGGTGCCAATGAAGCGGCCGCGCACCAGATCGCGATCAACGTGGCGCAGCTGTGCTTCATGATCCCGATGGGCGTGGCCGAGGCGACCACCGTGCGGGTCGGCCATGCGGTCGGCCGTGGCGATGGCTTCGGCGTGCGCCGTGCGGCGTGGGCCGGCTACGCGATCATCATGGGTACGCAGACGCTGTCGGCGGCGGCGCTGCTGTTCGGCCACGACGCCATCGTCGGCGTCTACACCAACGACCTGGCCGTGGCCGGTCTGGCCTCGACCCTGCTGCTGTACGCGGCCACCTTCCAGTTCCCCGATGGCATACAGGTGCTGTCGGCCGGTGCGCTGCGCGGACTGAAGGACACCCGCGTGCCGATGTTCATCGCCATGTTCGCCTATTGGGGCCTGGGCATGCCGCTGGGCGCCGGGCTCGGCCTCGGCCTGGGCATGGGCCCGCAGGGCATGTGGATCGGCCTGATCGTCGGCCTGACCGCCGCAGCAATCCTGATGGGCTGGCGCCTGAACCGCAGCAGCAAACGCCTGGGCCAGTCCACGCTGGCCTGA
- a CDS encoding DUF3106 domain-containing protein, which translates to MNKLLFAGLLLALPLSLAAAPQSLNVPLPAPSATPSAVAPTAAAAFAQLDPAQQRQRRSDYAAWRALPEGERERIRQAASRFAALPADQQQRLRTQFLAQDQAFREGWRLGPQLGAEFPKLHGLFGFVPPQQRDAVLAVLRQLSPAQLAQLALVAQRTPPQERDSVRSAFLTVPAAERDTWLKRQAGQ; encoded by the coding sequence ATGAATAAGCTCCTCTTCGCCGGCCTGCTGCTGGCCTTGCCGCTGTCGCTGGCGGCTGCTCCGCAATCGTTGAACGTGCCGCTGCCCGCACCCTCGGCAACACCGTCGGCGGTCGCGCCCACCGCAGCGGCGGCATTCGCACAACTCGATCCCGCCCAGCAACGTCAGCGTCGCAGCGACTACGCCGCGTGGCGGGCCCTGCCAGAGGGTGAGCGCGAACGCATCCGTCAGGCCGCCAGCCGTTTCGCCGCTTTGCCGGCCGATCAGCAGCAGCGCCTGCGCACGCAGTTCCTGGCACAGGACCAGGCCTTCCGCGAAGGCTGGCGTCTGGGCCCGCAACTGGGCGCCGAGTTCCCCAAGCTGCACGGCCTGTTCGGTTTCGTGCCGCCGCAACAGCGCGACGCGGTCCTTGCCGTGCTGCGCCAGCTGAGCCCTGCGCAGTTGGCACAGTTGGCCCTGGTCGCGCAGCGCACGCCGCCGCAGGAACGCGACAGCGTACGCAGCGCATTCCTCACCGTCCCCGCCGCCGAACGCGACACCTGGCTCAAGCGCCAGGCCGGGCAGTAA